A single window of Serinus canaria isolate serCan28SL12 chromosome 14, serCan2020, whole genome shotgun sequence DNA harbors:
- the IL4R gene encoding interleukin-4 receptor subunit alpha isoform X1, with translation MARLPSAAPYTLWILFFSYTTNEVLTAGHTQEFACFTDYDKELVCHWKVPAQTNCSKEFMLYYSKETSVSNKCVPENEKDSLRCTCTIYPEYFVSGLTYILALQFNGTDTWNYNVTPALVVKPRAPKNLAIEKTENGNFNLSWEESYSHPSFLSGQPVIYEVKYWRKQHPTEVSVKTINYQAKSFEITASSLKRGYDYVATLRCNYVDYPAYWSEWSEEVEFHYDYRVKAEDILQMAVPTSCILIMAGSIICYFCFTKVKKEWWDRIPNPAKSQSVVKNVQFSVLCYFDEIKFPFQDLKQSHMEQQISCKNCLTQSLLSQNFKGKDNIRNVEKSCSCHSKSEEWLPKGSSAVLTPDTIPVEECIEICVCLTDSETESQEETGKQITMFEPCESSIGAVREHPEHNELLANMFDALLADENNMEDNKGPNIPTAERKTLENIRSGNPSQQNPKESAAQSPQPCDISHTTPLFTKASQDDYNCSTASKESELSEESFESGYQSSSINSASLDARDLQQMVHQSRFLCHCESELDSCVQTQESTNKSLFGTETDRINSPADKSFNTLVSASMGLCGSVYKSCDTLLSPSLEPCGSVYRSFNMLVSACKEPSSSAYKSFSALMSQSMASSSLTLGFESVPSLPPLRQVSEMPKYNCRDQSAQPASNQMSYNNYRSPSTELDFPNTCSEHTDFLSFSTHANEGASAFLSEEEMHKRVIYQNALRKTNIISCPIAPQPSAYQPLGSSGKCSGLYWDSDNEVMSASLYESFINLCNNLNEAPADTATYESDPRIKDSVCLTVPGSDCTTVPGLASGENDTQTSDGSPWINSTNELYGDENTIRDEQLLHLLEMKCQDLNSRERATKATKWKSFNPTGKVMQEGGDNRLKY, from the exons ATGGCAAGACTCCCAAGTGCTGCACCATATACCCTGTGgatccttttcttttcatataCAACAAATGAAG TTTTGACTGCCGGACACACACAAGAATTTGCATGCTTCACTGACTATGACAAAGAGCTGGTTTGTCACTGGAAGGTGCCTGCACAGACCAATTGCTCCAAAGAATTCATGCTCTACTACAGCAAGGAAACTTCTGTATC aaacaagTGTGTTCCTGAGAATGAAAAAGACAGTTTAAGGTGCACTTGTACAATATATCCAGAATATTTTGTATCAGGCCTCACTTATATTCTAGCCCTACAATTCAATGGCACTGATACGTGGAATTACAATGTTACACCAGCCCTTGTTG TTAAGCCAAGAGCCCCCAAAAATCTTGCCAttgagaaaactgaaaatggtAATTTCAATCTGAGTTGGGAGGAGAGCTACTCTCATCCATCCTTTCTCTCTGGACAGCCAGTCATCTATGAAGTGAAATACTGGAGGAAGCAGCACCCGACAGAG GTTTCTGTAAAAACAATTAATTACCAGGCAAAAAGCTTTGAGATTACTGCAAGCTCCTTGAAGAGAGGCTATGATTATGTTGCAACTCTTAGGTGTAACTACGTGGACTACCCAGCCTACTGGAGTGAATGGAGTGAAGAAGTTGAATTTCACTATG ATTACCGGGTGAAGGCTGAAGACATTCTGCAGATGGCTGTGCCCACATCCTGCATACTGATCATGGCAGGATCCATAATTTGTTACTTCTGTTTCACCAA AGTGAAAAAAGAATGGTGGGATCGAATCCCAAATCCAGCAAAGAGCCAGTCGGTTGTAAAAAATGTCCAG ttttcagttttgtgctACTTTGATGAAATTAAGTTCCCGTTCCAGGACTTAAAGCAGAGTCACATGGAACAACAAAT AAGTTGCAAGAACTGTCTGACTCAAAGTTTGTTAAGCCAAAACTTCAAGGGAAAAGATAACATCAGAAATGTTGAGAAATCTTGCAGTTGCCACAGCAAGTCTGAAGAGTGGTTGCcaaaaggcagcagtgcagtTTTAACCCCTGATACAATACCAGTTGAAGAGTGTATAGAAATCTGTGTATGTTTAACAGACAGTGAAACTGAGAGCCAAGAAGAAACTGGCAAGCAGATCACCATGTTTGAGCCTTGTGAGAGCAGCATTGGTGCTGTCAGAGAGCACCCTGAACACAATGAGTTACTAGCTAACATGTTTGATGCACTCCTGGCAGATGAAAATAACATGGAAGACAATAAAGGCCCAAACATCCCCACAGCTGAGAGGAAAACCTTAGAGAACATTAGGTCTGGAAATCCATCACAGCAAAATCCAAAAGAAAGTGCAGCCCAGAGTCCACAACCATGTGACATTTCTCATACAACTCCCCTTTTCACCAAAGCCTCTCAAGATGACTACAATTGTAGTACAGCCAGCAAAGAGTCAGAGCTATCAGAAGAATCCTTTGAATCTGGATATCAGAGCTCCAGCATAAATTCTGCTTCTCTGGATGCAAGAGATCTTCAACAAATGGTTCATCAAAGCCGTTTTCTATGTCATTGTGAAAGTGAGCTTGACTCTTGTGTCCAGACCCAGGAGTCTACAAATAAATCATTGTTTGGAACTGAAACGGACAGAAtaaacagccctgcagacaagAGTTTTAATACCCTTGTGTCTGCGTCCATGGGGTTGTGTGGTTCTGTCTACAAGAGCTGTGACACCCTTttgtctccatccctggaaccCTGTGGCTCTGTCTACAGAAGCTTTAATATGCTTGTGTCTGCATGCAAGGAACCAAGCAGCTCTGCATACAAGAGCTTCAGTGCCCTCATGTCTCAGTCGATGGCTAGCAGTAGCCTGACTCTGGGCTTTGAAAGCGTGCCTTCCTTACCACCTTTGAGACAGGTGTCAGAGATGCCCAAATACAACTGCAGAGATCAAAGTGCTCAGCCTGCTAGCAATCAGATGTCTTACAACAACTACAGATCTCCCAGCACTGAGCTTGATTTTCCAAACACCTGTTCAGAACATACtgattttttgtctttctccaCACATGCAAATGAAGGtgcttcagcttttctttcagaggaagaaatgcATAAGCGAGTAATATATCAAAATGCTCTAAGGAAAACCAATATAATTTCTTGCCCCATTGCACCTCAGCCATCTGCCTATCAGCCTTTAGGTAGTTCAGGTAAATGTAGTGGTCTATACTGGGACAGTGACAACGAGGTTATGTCTGCATCACTATATGAATCCTTCATTAATCTGTGCAACAACCTGAATGAAGCACCTGCAGATACTGCAACCTATGAATCTGACCCAAGGATAAAGGACAGTGTGTGTTTGACTGTTCCGGGTTCTGACTGTACCACTGTCCCAGGTTTAGCGTCTGGTGAGAATGACACACAGACTAGTGATGGTAGCCCTTGGATCAATAGCACTAATGAGCTGTATGGTGATGAAAATACCATCAGAGATGAACAGCTGTTGCATTTGTTAGAGATGAAATGTCAAGATTTAAACAGTAGAGAAAGAGCTACAAAGGcaacaaaatggaaaagcttTAACCCTACTGGTAAAGTAATGCAAGAGGGTGGTGATAACAGGCTAAAATACTAA
- the IL4R gene encoding interleukin-4 receptor subunit alpha isoform X2, with protein sequence MTKSWFVTGRCLHRPIAPKNSCSTTARKLLYLKPRAPKNLAIEKTENGNFNLSWEESYSHPSFLSGQPVIYEVKYWRKQHPTEVSVKTINYQAKSFEITASSLKRGYDYVATLRCNYVDYPAYWSEWSEEVEFHYDYRVKAEDILQMAVPTSCILIMAGSIICYFCFTKVKKEWWDRIPNPAKSQSVVKNVQFSVLCYFDEIKFPFQDLKQSHMEQQISCKNCLTQSLLSQNFKGKDNIRNVEKSCSCHSKSEEWLPKGSSAVLTPDTIPVEECIEICVCLTDSETESQEETGKQITMFEPCESSIGAVREHPEHNELLANMFDALLADENNMEDNKGPNIPTAERKTLENIRSGNPSQQNPKESAAQSPQPCDISHTTPLFTKASQDDYNCSTASKESELSEESFESGYQSSSINSASLDARDLQQMVHQSRFLCHCESELDSCVQTQESTNKSLFGTETDRINSPADKSFNTLVSASMGLCGSVYKSCDTLLSPSLEPCGSVYRSFNMLVSACKEPSSSAYKSFSALMSQSMASSSLTLGFESVPSLPPLRQVSEMPKYNCRDQSAQPASNQMSYNNYRSPSTELDFPNTCSEHTDFLSFSTHANEGASAFLSEEEMHKRVIYQNALRKTNIISCPIAPQPSAYQPLGSSGKCSGLYWDSDNEVMSASLYESFINLCNNLNEAPADTATYESDPRIKDSVCLTVPGSDCTTVPGLASGENDTQTSDGSPWINSTNELYGDENTIRDEQLLHLLEMKCQDLNSRERATKATKWKSFNPTGKVMQEGGDNRLKY encoded by the exons ATGACAAAGAGCTGGTTTGTCACTGGAAGGTGCCTGCACAGACCAATTGCTCCAAAGAATTCATGCTCTACTACAGCAAGGAAACTTCTGTATC TTAAGCCAAGAGCCCCCAAAAATCTTGCCAttgagaaaactgaaaatggtAATTTCAATCTGAGTTGGGAGGAGAGCTACTCTCATCCATCCTTTCTCTCTGGACAGCCAGTCATCTATGAAGTGAAATACTGGAGGAAGCAGCACCCGACAGAG GTTTCTGTAAAAACAATTAATTACCAGGCAAAAAGCTTTGAGATTACTGCAAGCTCCTTGAAGAGAGGCTATGATTATGTTGCAACTCTTAGGTGTAACTACGTGGACTACCCAGCCTACTGGAGTGAATGGAGTGAAGAAGTTGAATTTCACTATG ATTACCGGGTGAAGGCTGAAGACATTCTGCAGATGGCTGTGCCCACATCCTGCATACTGATCATGGCAGGATCCATAATTTGTTACTTCTGTTTCACCAA AGTGAAAAAAGAATGGTGGGATCGAATCCCAAATCCAGCAAAGAGCCAGTCGGTTGTAAAAAATGTCCAG ttttcagttttgtgctACTTTGATGAAATTAAGTTCCCGTTCCAGGACTTAAAGCAGAGTCACATGGAACAACAAAT AAGTTGCAAGAACTGTCTGACTCAAAGTTTGTTAAGCCAAAACTTCAAGGGAAAAGATAACATCAGAAATGTTGAGAAATCTTGCAGTTGCCACAGCAAGTCTGAAGAGTGGTTGCcaaaaggcagcagtgcagtTTTAACCCCTGATACAATACCAGTTGAAGAGTGTATAGAAATCTGTGTATGTTTAACAGACAGTGAAACTGAGAGCCAAGAAGAAACTGGCAAGCAGATCACCATGTTTGAGCCTTGTGAGAGCAGCATTGGTGCTGTCAGAGAGCACCCTGAACACAATGAGTTACTAGCTAACATGTTTGATGCACTCCTGGCAGATGAAAATAACATGGAAGACAATAAAGGCCCAAACATCCCCACAGCTGAGAGGAAAACCTTAGAGAACATTAGGTCTGGAAATCCATCACAGCAAAATCCAAAAGAAAGTGCAGCCCAGAGTCCACAACCATGTGACATTTCTCATACAACTCCCCTTTTCACCAAAGCCTCTCAAGATGACTACAATTGTAGTACAGCCAGCAAAGAGTCAGAGCTATCAGAAGAATCCTTTGAATCTGGATATCAGAGCTCCAGCATAAATTCTGCTTCTCTGGATGCAAGAGATCTTCAACAAATGGTTCATCAAAGCCGTTTTCTATGTCATTGTGAAAGTGAGCTTGACTCTTGTGTCCAGACCCAGGAGTCTACAAATAAATCATTGTTTGGAACTGAAACGGACAGAAtaaacagccctgcagacaagAGTTTTAATACCCTTGTGTCTGCGTCCATGGGGTTGTGTGGTTCTGTCTACAAGAGCTGTGACACCCTTttgtctccatccctggaaccCTGTGGCTCTGTCTACAGAAGCTTTAATATGCTTGTGTCTGCATGCAAGGAACCAAGCAGCTCTGCATACAAGAGCTTCAGTGCCCTCATGTCTCAGTCGATGGCTAGCAGTAGCCTGACTCTGGGCTTTGAAAGCGTGCCTTCCTTACCACCTTTGAGACAGGTGTCAGAGATGCCCAAATACAACTGCAGAGATCAAAGTGCTCAGCCTGCTAGCAATCAGATGTCTTACAACAACTACAGATCTCCCAGCACTGAGCTTGATTTTCCAAACACCTGTTCAGAACATACtgattttttgtctttctccaCACATGCAAATGAAGGtgcttcagcttttctttcagaggaagaaatgcATAAGCGAGTAATATATCAAAATGCTCTAAGGAAAACCAATATAATTTCTTGCCCCATTGCACCTCAGCCATCTGCCTATCAGCCTTTAGGTAGTTCAGGTAAATGTAGTGGTCTATACTGGGACAGTGACAACGAGGTTATGTCTGCATCACTATATGAATCCTTCATTAATCTGTGCAACAACCTGAATGAAGCACCTGCAGATACTGCAACCTATGAATCTGACCCAAGGATAAAGGACAGTGTGTGTTTGACTGTTCCGGGTTCTGACTGTACCACTGTCCCAGGTTTAGCGTCTGGTGAGAATGACACACAGACTAGTGATGGTAGCCCTTGGATCAATAGCACTAATGAGCTGTATGGTGATGAAAATACCATCAGAGATGAACAGCTGTTGCATTTGTTAGAGATGAAATGTCAAGATTTAAACAGTAGAGAAAGAGCTACAAAGGcaacaaaatggaaaagcttTAACCCTACTGGTAAAGTAATGCAAGAGGGTGGTGATAACAGGCTAAAATACTAA
- the IL4R gene encoding interleukin-4 receptor subunit alpha isoform X3, with amino-acid sequence MALIRGITMLHQPLLPVIYEVKYWRKQHPTEVSVKTINYQAKSFEITASSLKRGYDYVATLRCNYVDYPAYWSEWSEEVEFHYDYRVKAEDILQMAVPTSCILIMAGSIICYFCFTKVKKEWWDRIPNPAKSQSVVKNVQFSVLCYFDEIKFPFQDLKQSHMEQQISCKNCLTQSLLSQNFKGKDNIRNVEKSCSCHSKSEEWLPKGSSAVLTPDTIPVEECIEICVCLTDSETESQEETGKQITMFEPCESSIGAVREHPEHNELLANMFDALLADENNMEDNKGPNIPTAERKTLENIRSGNPSQQNPKESAAQSPQPCDISHTTPLFTKASQDDYNCSTASKESELSEESFESGYQSSSINSASLDARDLQQMVHQSRFLCHCESELDSCVQTQESTNKSLFGTETDRINSPADKSFNTLVSASMGLCGSVYKSCDTLLSPSLEPCGSVYRSFNMLVSACKEPSSSAYKSFSALMSQSMASSSLTLGFESVPSLPPLRQVSEMPKYNCRDQSAQPASNQMSYNNYRSPSTELDFPNTCSEHTDFLSFSTHANEGASAFLSEEEMHKRVIYQNALRKTNIISCPIAPQPSAYQPLGSSGKCSGLYWDSDNEVMSASLYESFINLCNNLNEAPADTATYESDPRIKDSVCLTVPGSDCTTVPGLASGENDTQTSDGSPWINSTNELYGDENTIRDEQLLHLLEMKCQDLNSRERATKATKWKSFNPTGKVMQEGGDNRLKY; translated from the exons ATGGCACTGATACGTGGAATTACAATGTTACACCAGCCCTTGTTG CCAGTCATCTATGAAGTGAAATACTGGAGGAAGCAGCACCCGACAGAG GTTTCTGTAAAAACAATTAATTACCAGGCAAAAAGCTTTGAGATTACTGCAAGCTCCTTGAAGAGAGGCTATGATTATGTTGCAACTCTTAGGTGTAACTACGTGGACTACCCAGCCTACTGGAGTGAATGGAGTGAAGAAGTTGAATTTCACTATG ATTACCGGGTGAAGGCTGAAGACATTCTGCAGATGGCTGTGCCCACATCCTGCATACTGATCATGGCAGGATCCATAATTTGTTACTTCTGTTTCACCAA AGTGAAAAAAGAATGGTGGGATCGAATCCCAAATCCAGCAAAGAGCCAGTCGGTTGTAAAAAATGTCCAG ttttcagttttgtgctACTTTGATGAAATTAAGTTCCCGTTCCAGGACTTAAAGCAGAGTCACATGGAACAACAAAT AAGTTGCAAGAACTGTCTGACTCAAAGTTTGTTAAGCCAAAACTTCAAGGGAAAAGATAACATCAGAAATGTTGAGAAATCTTGCAGTTGCCACAGCAAGTCTGAAGAGTGGTTGCcaaaaggcagcagtgcagtTTTAACCCCTGATACAATACCAGTTGAAGAGTGTATAGAAATCTGTGTATGTTTAACAGACAGTGAAACTGAGAGCCAAGAAGAAACTGGCAAGCAGATCACCATGTTTGAGCCTTGTGAGAGCAGCATTGGTGCTGTCAGAGAGCACCCTGAACACAATGAGTTACTAGCTAACATGTTTGATGCACTCCTGGCAGATGAAAATAACATGGAAGACAATAAAGGCCCAAACATCCCCACAGCTGAGAGGAAAACCTTAGAGAACATTAGGTCTGGAAATCCATCACAGCAAAATCCAAAAGAAAGTGCAGCCCAGAGTCCACAACCATGTGACATTTCTCATACAACTCCCCTTTTCACCAAAGCCTCTCAAGATGACTACAATTGTAGTACAGCCAGCAAAGAGTCAGAGCTATCAGAAGAATCCTTTGAATCTGGATATCAGAGCTCCAGCATAAATTCTGCTTCTCTGGATGCAAGAGATCTTCAACAAATGGTTCATCAAAGCCGTTTTCTATGTCATTGTGAAAGTGAGCTTGACTCTTGTGTCCAGACCCAGGAGTCTACAAATAAATCATTGTTTGGAACTGAAACGGACAGAAtaaacagccctgcagacaagAGTTTTAATACCCTTGTGTCTGCGTCCATGGGGTTGTGTGGTTCTGTCTACAAGAGCTGTGACACCCTTttgtctccatccctggaaccCTGTGGCTCTGTCTACAGAAGCTTTAATATGCTTGTGTCTGCATGCAAGGAACCAAGCAGCTCTGCATACAAGAGCTTCAGTGCCCTCATGTCTCAGTCGATGGCTAGCAGTAGCCTGACTCTGGGCTTTGAAAGCGTGCCTTCCTTACCACCTTTGAGACAGGTGTCAGAGATGCCCAAATACAACTGCAGAGATCAAAGTGCTCAGCCTGCTAGCAATCAGATGTCTTACAACAACTACAGATCTCCCAGCACTGAGCTTGATTTTCCAAACACCTGTTCAGAACATACtgattttttgtctttctccaCACATGCAAATGAAGGtgcttcagcttttctttcagaggaagaaatgcATAAGCGAGTAATATATCAAAATGCTCTAAGGAAAACCAATATAATTTCTTGCCCCATTGCACCTCAGCCATCTGCCTATCAGCCTTTAGGTAGTTCAGGTAAATGTAGTGGTCTATACTGGGACAGTGACAACGAGGTTATGTCTGCATCACTATATGAATCCTTCATTAATCTGTGCAACAACCTGAATGAAGCACCTGCAGATACTGCAACCTATGAATCTGACCCAAGGATAAAGGACAGTGTGTGTTTGACTGTTCCGGGTTCTGACTGTACCACTGTCCCAGGTTTAGCGTCTGGTGAGAATGACACACAGACTAGTGATGGTAGCCCTTGGATCAATAGCACTAATGAGCTGTATGGTGATGAAAATACCATCAGAGATGAACAGCTGTTGCATTTGTTAGAGATGAAATGTCAAGATTTAAACAGTAGAGAAAGAGCTACAAAGGcaacaaaatggaaaagcttTAACCCTACTGGTAAAGTAATGCAAGAGGGTGGTGATAACAGGCTAAAATACTAA